The DNA window TCCGGCAGAGCCTGGACCGGCTGGCGGATCAGGTCCGGCTGCGGACGCGGCACCCGGCGTAGCTCACTGCTTGCGCCCCACGCCCGCGTAGACCCAGAACTCGCGGGGGTTGTCGGGGAGTTCGTCCTCCGCGTCCGGGCGCCACAGCGGCACATGCACCAGACCCGGCTCCACCAGGTCGAAACCGTCGAAGAGGCGCGCTATCCCGTCGCGCGACCGGGCGGTGACCGGAGAGGTGGCCTTGGAGCGGTAGAGCTTGCCGACGGCGGCGGCGGTGTCCGGCCGGTCCTCGTCGGTGGCGTGGGTGAGCGCCAGCCAACTGCCCGCCGGGAGCGCGTCGCGGTACGCCGCCACCAGGTCGCCGGGCCGCTCCTCCTCGGTGATGAAGTGCAGGATGGTGATCATCAGCACCGCCACCGGCTGCTCGAAGTCGATCACCTCGCGCACCTTGGGGGAGGCCAGGATGTCGGCCGGCCGCCGGATGTCCCCGTTGACGATGGCCGCCCCGGGGTTGTCCGCCAGCAGGGAGGCGCTGTGCGCCACCGCCACCGGGTCGTTGTCCACGTACACCACCCGGGCGTCCGGCGCGGCGGCCTGGGCCACCTCATGCACATTGCCCTGGGTGGGTATGCCCGACCCGAGGTCCAGGAACTGGCGCACCCCGGCGTCCACCAGGAACCGCACCGCCCGCCCCAGGAACGCCCGGTTGGCCCGGGCCAGCGACCGCACCTGAGGGTCGATGGCGGTGAACGCGGCCAGCGCCTCCCGGTCGATGGCGAAGTTGTGCTCCCCGCCCAGCATCGCGTCATAGATCCGCGCCACGCTGGCCTTGCCGGGGTCCACACCCTCCGGCAGCAGCTCCTGCTTGGTCACCGTATCTCCCATCGTCACCAGTGGATTGACGGTCTATCATAGGATTCCAGACCGATCGGTGCGGGGGGACGGAGCCGGGAGTCCGCGACAGCGCGGGGGCTCCGTGCCGCCCATATACCCGCCGCAGTACGGCCTGTCGAAAGGCACCGCTCTGCTCGCCGAACCGCCCGGCCCCTCGGAGCAGCACCGCACCGCGACCCCGAGCGAACCGCCTCCTCTGGTCCCCCCTGCCCGCGTGCCCCACCACCGCCTGGCACCCACGGCGGCGGCCGTGCTCGGTTCCGTACTCGACCTCCACCTCACCGGCGGCCACCTGGTCGGCGCGGTGGCCCCCGAGTTCTGCGACGCGGCCTCGGTCTACCTGCTGGAACGCTGGCTCGCCGAGGACGCCGCCCCTCCGACCCCCGACGCCCCCGCCATCGAGGCCCGCCGCCTCGCCGTCCGGGTCGGCGCCGACGCCTCCGAGGACTGGGGTGGCATCTTCCCGATAGACGAAGTGGTGGTCTTCCCCCGGGACACCCCGTACGCCCGCGCGCTGGCCGACGGACGCCCCCAACTCCTCGGCGGCGTGGACCCGCACACCGCCGACCGGCTCACCCGGTCCGGCCGTGGCGACACCCGGATCGACGGGCTGCTGCGAACCGCCTCCTTCCTGGTCGTCCCGCTGCTGCTGCGCGGCACGGCGGTGGGGTTCCTGGTCTGCACCCGAGGCCCCGGCGCCCGCTCCTTCGACCGGGTGGACATCGCCGCCGCCGAGACCCTGGCCGCCCGCGCCGCCATATCGCTCGACAACGCCCGCCTGTACGAGCGCGAGCGGCGCACCGCCCTCGCCATCCGCAACAGCCTGCTCCCCGCAGCGGCCACCTCGGCGCCCGGCTGCCGGGTCGCCCACGCCTACCAGCCGGCCGGCTCGGCCGGCGTCGTCGGCGGCGACTGGTTCGACGTCATGATCCGCCCCTCCGGCCGGGTCGGACTGATCGTCGGCGACGCCATGGGCCACGGGCCCGAGGCCGCCGTCGCCATGATCCAGCTC is part of the Peterkaempfera bronchialis genome and encodes:
- a CDS encoding SAM-dependent methyltransferase; amino-acid sequence: MTKQELLPEGVDPGKASVARIYDAMLGGEHNFAIDREALAAFTAIDPQVRSLARANRAFLGRAVRFLVDAGVRQFLDLGSGIPTQGNVHEVAQAAAPDARVVYVDNDPVAVAHSASLLADNPGAAIVNGDIRRPADILASPKVREVIDFEQPVAVLMITILHFITEEERPGDLVAAYRDALPAGSWLALTHATDEDRPDTAAAVGKLYRSKATSPVTARSRDGIARLFDGFDLVEPGLVHVPLWRPDAEDELPDNPREFWVYAGVGRKQ
- a CDS encoding PP2C family protein-serine/threonine phosphatase, with translation MPHHRLAPTAAAVLGSVLDLHLTGGHLVGAVAPEFCDAASVYLLERWLAEDAAPPTPDAPAIEARRLAVRVGADASEDWGGIFPIDEVVVFPRDTPYARALADGRPQLLGGVDPHTADRLTRSGRGDTRIDGLLRTASFLVVPLLLRGTAVGFLVCTRGPGARSFDRVDIAAAETLAARAAISLDNARLYERERRTALAIRNSLLPAAATSAPGCRVAHAYQPAGSAGVVGGDWFDVMIRPSGRVGLIVGDAMGHGPEAAVAMIQLRTAVRTLAALDTAPQELLRHLDALAADTPGASFATCLYAEWDPAAGLCTLIGAGHPPPLVRVGGGRTSVVSLSAGLPLGLGSWAAEPTVLPIREPTLLLLYTDGLVESRHEDIDIGILRLAHHLNAARGTPQAICDTLLRLTADRAPADDRTLLLAELSPPT